The following are from one region of the Dreissena polymorpha isolate Duluth1 chromosome 2, UMN_Dpol_1.0, whole genome shotgun sequence genome:
- the LOC127867261 gene encoding hemicentin-1-like has product MDNRLTYSWIILSLFLSTNGTIRISSFIVSPNKFNITCQWTDFTTNVIFLRQTQIYPSASGEHSRFYNVLQVKNPASECHVQTSLPVACVCIKSSAASCIINNSLEEHIIVQWKCAIVLNETLTESNITTLTKYKPAKITTFQVNAFQGVSNVTLKENSTAMLTCISEGFPIPEIGLIKGETLAIGVSIVQSEISIKGQLNKTFINVNRQMTGKYTCVASNIHGQSEQSLYLNILYPPSVIRTENVYITEGESINITCKYEPGNPPETAVQWIKADVIYSNKTLLYQRVARTDAGIYTCIATNTYDNGHTNFTGVDSQRFILHVLYQPIVQRFSLEQFDDNLNVTVSENDNVVFNCVAEGFPSPDMRLLKDSVKLAEFNGKSQGNTTTRLWHEMPSVGRHDMGQYTCEASNTIGLGGKKMFLNVLFPASRKIPIQNVSNNRNEANIYLGGEVTFSFSALANPLPTSAEYVWHKCSDTNICTEIANSSRSYIETYRDFSNLTVVNITESDYGMYILQVGNGIGKPHMEVYFLKRLSSFPTKPITSVSHIGLISAGLSVVFILVVIFVVACVCLHLRRQKTIGKKRRISVCCSINPLLQRHYRATSFSALGSVGCSRRGYCSVFFIAC; this is encoded by the exons ATGGATAATCGTCTAACATATTCTTGGATTATTCTTTCTTTGTTTTTATCAA CAAACGGGACCATACGGATATCAAGTTTTATTGTGTCCCCAAACAAATTCAACATAACTTGTCAATGGACTGATTTTACGACAAACGTAATCTTTCTTCGTCAAACACAAATATATCCTTCTGCCAGTGGCGAGCATAGTCGATTTTACAATGTTTTACAAGTAAAAAATCCTGCAAGTGAATGTCACGTCCAGACATCCTTACCTGTAGCGTGCGTCTGTATCAAATCTTCTGCGGCTAGTTGTATTATAAATAATTCGCTGGAAGAGCATATTATTGTACAATGGAAGTGTGCAATAGTCTTAAACGAGACATTGACGGAAAGCAACATAACAACTCTAACAAAATACA aacctgcaaaaataacaacatttcaagTAAATGCATTTCAAGGAGTGTCCAATGTGACATTAAAAGAAAACAGCACTGCAATGCTGACCTGTATTTCTGAAGGTTTTCCTATACCGGAAATAGGTCTTATTAAGGGCGAAACATTAGCGATAGGAGTATCTATTGTTCAGTCAGAGATAAGCATAAAAGGTCAACTTAACAAAACGTTTATCAACGTTAACCGCCAAATGACCGGCAAATATACCTGTGTTGCTTCCAACATACACGGGCAAAGTGAACAAAgcctttatttgaatatattat ACCCTCCATCTGTTATTCGCACTGAAAATGTGTACATTACGGAAGGAGAAAGTATCAACATAACATGCAAATATGAACCTGGTAATCCACCCGAGACGGCAGTGCAGTGGATAAAAGCAGACGttatatattcaaacaaaacattACTGTATCAGAGAGTAGCCAGAACTGATGCTGGTATCTACACTTGCATTGCGACAAACACATACGACAATGGACATACCAACTTCACGGGAGTCGATTCTCAGCGGTTTATCCTGCACGTTTTAT ATCAACCAATAGTTCAGAGATTCAGTTTAGAACAATTTGACGATAATTTAAACGTAACAGTATCAGAAAACGACAATGTCGTATTTAACTGTGTCGCTGAAGGATTTCCTTCGCCAGACATGCGGTTATTGAAAGATAGCGTAAAACTTGCCGAATTCAACGGTAAAAGTCAAGGAAACACTACAACTCGACTTTGGCATGAAATGCCTTCCGTGGGTAGGCATGATATGGGACAATATACATGTGAGGCATCAAATACGATTGGATTAGGCGGAAAGAAGATGTTTTTGAATGTATTGT TTCCAGCAAGCAGAAAAATACCTATTCAAAACGTTTCAAACAATAGAAATGAAGCAAATATTTATCTCGGTGGAGAAGTGACATTTTCGTTTTCAGCATTGGCAAATCCACTTCCGACAAGTGCTGAATATGTTTGGCATAAATGCAGTGACACCAATATATGTACTGAAATCGCCAACAGTTCCCGTTCTTATATAGAGACGTATAGAGATTTTAGCAACCTAACGGTAGTCAATATAACGGAGTCAGATTATGGGATGTACATTTTGCAAGTGGGGAATGGAATAGGAAAGCCTCATATGGAAGTTTACTTTTTGAAGCGTCTAT CGTCTTTTCCCACAAAGCCAATCACCAGCGTGTCACATATTGGACTTATATCAGCAGGATTAAGTGTAGTCTTTATTTTAGTAGTTATATTCGTTGTTGCCTGTGTGTGCCTACATTTAAGACGACAGAAAACAATAG GAAAAAAACGTCGGATATCTGTTTGTTGTTCCATCAACCCCTTACTACAACGACACTACCGCGCAACCTCCTTTAGTGCCCTTGGATCGGTTGGATGTTCAAGGCGAGGCTATTGCTCTGTCTTCTTCATTGCCTGCTGA